A region of Paucidesulfovibrio longus DSM 6739 DNA encodes the following proteins:
- a CDS encoding PAS domain S-box protein, giving the protein MHPRLDELLEKLAACVERLAAGEAGEQGLVMGRELEGLLLEARESGGERRFFRRLADGVPDGLFRLRLRDRTFEYINPAMEALTGYVRSEFCGTPGIFREVIHPRWLDYVEEALRQMDAGRNEGEYEIAVVTRGGQERRILLRTILVRKDGRPTHVEGVARDVTATRQTESMLRRHLFMTDATRDPMSLIGRDYQYKAANRAFLESVKAICRNPLGRHVSEVWSERVFSGVIKQALDECLSGREVVYEAWFGFPGQPEGYYEVTYTPYREDGAGVTHVVVVSRDLTRRKLAEEAGRRADARFRQVVESISDVIMTLGPDRELTYVSPAMIRLAGLEPEGLHGRRLEELVHAQDRQALVSSLGAILETGEASAECRILAQDGTPVWVRMAARALVENGEYLGAAGRLTNISLRKQTEEALARSERKYRDIFENIQDVYFECDFEGNILEISPAVERISFYTRQEILETGVLPLLDGPEDGERMLLELERFGHVSDQEIRFRDKDGTVRYFSVTARLVSDSESSRKVVGSLHDVTVRRAAQLEAQQAKDFVESIIDAVPDPVYVKDGAHRYVMANRAMCVLLGRGREDVVGRTTWELFDSEQAEGFAAMDDRALRSGGKVMHEEDFWDASGVWRLLATSKAVFQGRDGGRLLVGVVRDITEARRLQEELRRAKDEAEFLAESKSRFLANMSHEIRTPLNGVIGMLQLLNLTELSGEQAEYVGTALGSALGLLAVINDILDYSKIESGRMHSPRERFSMAAMLRTVERALAEQARSKGVDLEFEVSDAVPRVLNGVESRLRQVLFNLVGNAVKFTDRGSVRVRVHAFHRSDPRGDLQLYFEIEDTGIGIADDNLERIFEPFVQADEAPSRRYQGTGLGLGIVRRLVDMMHGSLCVGSELGKGTDIVFTVFAQSALPGEAVDEEEPRESAPLPVTPERSLRVLVAEDNNVNMILAERFLRKLGHDPVGVENGQLALDALEKAAAEGRPFDVVFMDIQMPVLDGVETVRRIRAGVDGIPRGLPVVALTAHAMEGDMERFLELGMDGYLAKPLDFKIFAELLNELFSGQERNLDP; this is encoded by the coding sequence ATGCATCCCCGACTCGACGAGTTGCTCGAAAAGCTGGCCGCGTGCGTTGAGCGCCTGGCAGCCGGAGAAGCCGGAGAACAGGGACTCGTCATGGGCCGGGAGCTGGAGGGCCTGCTCCTCGAGGCGCGGGAAAGCGGCGGGGAGCGCCGCTTTTTCCGGCGACTCGCGGACGGCGTTCCGGACGGGCTTTTCCGCCTGCGCCTGCGCGACCGCACCTTCGAATACATCAATCCCGCCATGGAAGCGCTCACCGGCTACGTCCGGAGTGAATTCTGCGGAACTCCCGGCATCTTCCGGGAAGTGATCCACCCCCGCTGGCTCGACTACGTGGAAGAGGCGCTGCGCCAGATGGACGCGGGCCGCAACGAGGGCGAATACGAGATCGCCGTCGTCACGCGGGGAGGCCAGGAGCGCCGCATCCTGCTGCGCACCATCCTGGTGCGCAAGGACGGCCGGCCGACCCACGTGGAAGGCGTGGCCCGGGACGTGACCGCCACGCGCCAGACCGAGAGCATGCTTCGGCGTCATCTTTTCATGACCGACGCCACCCGCGACCCCATGAGCCTGATCGGCAGGGACTACCAGTACAAGGCCGCGAACCGGGCCTTTCTGGAATCGGTCAAGGCCATCTGCCGCAACCCTCTGGGACGGCACGTTTCCGAGGTCTGGAGCGAGCGCGTCTTCAGCGGGGTGATCAAGCAGGCCCTGGACGAATGCCTTTCCGGCCGGGAAGTGGTCTACGAGGCCTGGTTCGGTTTTCCCGGCCAGCCCGAGGGCTATTACGAAGTCACCTACACGCCCTACCGCGAGGACGGCGCGGGCGTGACCCACGTGGTGGTGGTATCCCGCGACCTGACGCGCCGCAAGCTCGCCGAGGAGGCGGGCCGCCGGGCGGACGCGCGGTTCCGGCAGGTGGTCGAGAGCATCAGCGACGTGATCATGACCCTGGGCCCGGACCGCGAGCTGACATACGTCAGCCCGGCCATGATCCGTCTCGCGGGGCTGGAGCCGGAGGGGCTGCATGGCCGCCGCCTCGAGGAATTGGTGCATGCCCAGGACAGGCAGGCGCTCGTTTCCTCGCTCGGTGCCATCCTGGAGACGGGCGAGGCCAGCGCGGAATGCCGCATCCTGGCGCAGGACGGCACTCCGGTCTGGGTGCGCATGGCCGCGCGCGCCCTGGTGGAAAACGGAGAATACCTCGGCGCTGCCGGGCGGCTGACGAACATCTCCCTGCGCAAGCAGACCGAGGAGGCCCTGGCCCGCAGCGAGCGCAAGTATCGTGACATTTTTGAAAATATTCAGGACGTCTACTTCGAGTGCGATTTCGAGGGCAACATCCTGGAGATCAGCCCCGCAGTGGAGCGCATCAGTTTCTACACCCGGCAGGAGATACTCGAAACCGGGGTTCTTCCGCTGCTGGACGGCCCGGAGGACGGCGAACGGATGCTCCTGGAGCTGGAGCGGTTCGGCCACGTGTCGGACCAGGAGATACGCTTCCGCGACAAGGACGGGACCGTGCGCTATTTTTCGGTCACGGCCCGCCTCGTCTCGGACTCGGAAAGCAGCCGCAAGGTGGTCGGCTCCCTGCACGATGTGACCGTGCGGCGCGCGGCCCAGCTCGAAGCCCAGCAGGCCAAGGATTTCGTCGAGAGCATCATCGACGCCGTGCCCGATCCCGTCTACGTCAAGGACGGCGCGCATCGCTACGTCATGGCCAACAGGGCCATGTGCGTGCTGCTCGGACGCGGGCGCGAAGACGTGGTGGGACGGACCACCTGGGAACTCTTCGATTCCGAGCAGGCCGAGGGATTCGCAGCCATGGACGACCGCGCCCTGCGGAGCGGCGGCAAGGTCATGCACGAGGAAGATTTCTGGGACGCCTCCGGGGTCTGGCGGCTGCTGGCCACGAGCAAGGCGGTTTTCCAGGGGCGCGACGGCGGGCGGCTGCTCGTGGGCGTGGTCCGCGACATCACCGAGGCCCGGCGTCTTCAGGAGGAGCTGCGCCGCGCCAAGGACGAGGCCGAGTTCCTGGCCGAGTCCAAGAGCCGTTTCCTGGCGAACATGAGCCACGAGATCCGCACGCCCCTGAACGGCGTCATCGGGATGCTCCAGCTCCTGAACCTGACGGAGCTTTCCGGGGAGCAGGCCGAATATGTGGGCACGGCCCTGGGCTCGGCCCTGGGGCTGCTGGCCGTGATCAACGACATCCTCGATTATTCCAAGATCGAATCCGGGCGCATGCACTCCCCGCGAGAGCGTTTTTCCATGGCGGCCATGCTGCGCACCGTGGAGCGCGCCCTGGCCGAGCAGGCCCGCAGCAAGGGCGTCGACCTGGAGTTCGAGGTCAGCGACGCGGTGCCCAGGGTTCTCAACGGTGTCGAGTCCCGGCTGCGGCAGGTGCTCTTCAATCTCGTGGGCAACGCGGTCAAGTTTACGGACAGGGGCAGCGTGCGCGTCCGGGTGCATGCCTTCCATCGCTCGGACCCGCGCGGCGACCTCCAGCTCTACTTCGAGATCGAGGACACGGGCATCGGCATAGCCGATGACAATCTGGAGCGGATTTTCGAACCGTTCGTCCAGGCGGACGAGGCCCCTTCCCGGCGCTATCAGGGCACGGGCCTCGGCCTCGGCATCGTGCGGAGACTGGTGGACATGATGCATGGCTCGCTCTGCGTCGGCAGCGAGCTGGGCAAGGGGACCGACATCGTCTTCACGGTCTTTGCCCAGAGCGCGCTCCCCGGCGAAGCCGTGGACGAGGAAGAGCCCAGGGAGAGCGCACCGCTTCCGGTCACTCCGGAGCGTTCCCTGCGGGTGCTCGTGGCCGAGGACAACAACGTGAACATGATCCTGGCGGAGCGCTTTCTGCGCAAGCTCGGGCATGACCCCGTGGGCGTCGAAAACGGCCAGCTGGCCCTGGACGCGCTGGAGAAAGCCGCAGCCGAGGGGCGACCTTTCGACGTGGTCTTCATGGACATCCAGATGCCCGTGCTGGACGGCGTGGAAACCGTGCGCCGCATCCGCGCCGGGGTGGACGGAATCCCGCGCGGGCTGCCCGTGGTGGCGCTCACGGCCCACGCCATGGAAGGCGACATGGAGCGCTTCCTGGAGCTGGGCATGGACGGATACCTTGCCAAACCGCTCGACTTCAAGATATTCGCCGAACTCTTGAACGAGCTGTTTTCCGGGCAGGAGCGGAACCTCGACCCCTGA
- a CDS encoding glycine-rich domain-containing protein, producing MTISSEQSKVIYEGNGSTREFTVPFHYMRDADLEVVLRGADGGERTLAPGGEYVLARSESSSGGTCILSQAPASGERLAIRRDPPLLQETVYEEGVPLSAKARENALDLLTMLAQSNRERIERALLLPVASAGTAPVVPAPATGSVLAWGEDGNLVNGPGTAAIAGAAACAQSAAQAAQEADGSREGAESARLAAEAARDAAQALAGGEHNSTAGRDAEDCHPLSAINGLDAALAGKAGLSHAHVLADVADAGTAAALDAGTVAGAVPVLGEDGKLPAGVLPGGAGVVREFITSSQDWTVPSGVTEVRVWVVGGGAGGEGIYNAGSSRSEGGGGGGCAYKVVSSLAPGEVISCTIGAGSAGSSGSGNYATDGGTSSFGAHCSATGGSPYYATSAGGTGIGGDINYRGGGGGPRDDATLASGHGGRAGGPWGGTGGNQRASVGNGYAGQYGGGGGGASSNTTGTKYGGNGGAGLIVIEYNA from the coding sequence ATGACCATCTCATCGGAGCAGTCCAAGGTCATCTACGAAGGCAACGGATCCACCAGGGAGTTCACCGTGCCGTTCCATTACATGCGGGACGCGGACCTGGAGGTCGTGCTGCGCGGGGCGGACGGCGGGGAGCGCACGCTCGCGCCCGGCGGAGAATATGTCCTGGCGCGCAGCGAGTCGAGCAGCGGCGGGACCTGCATCCTGTCCCAGGCTCCGGCGTCCGGGGAAAGGCTGGCCATCCGCAGGGATCCGCCGCTGCTTCAGGAAACCGTCTACGAGGAGGGGGTTCCGCTCTCGGCCAAGGCCCGGGAAAACGCCCTGGACCTGCTGACCATGCTGGCGCAGTCCAACCGCGAGCGCATCGAGCGGGCGCTCCTGCTCCCGGTTGCCAGCGCCGGAACCGCTCCCGTGGTTCCGGCTCCGGCCACTGGCTCGGTCCTGGCCTGGGGCGAGGACGGCAATCTCGTCAACGGTCCCGGCACGGCGGCCATCGCAGGCGCGGCGGCCTGCGCGCAGAGTGCGGCCCAGGCCGCCCAGGAGGCCGACGGTTCCAGGGAGGGAGCAGAGTCCGCGCGGCTTGCGGCCGAGGCGGCACGGGACGCGGCCCAGGCGCTGGCCGGGGGCGAACACAACAGCACCGCCGGACGCGATGCGGAAGACTGCCACCCTCTGAGCGCCATCAACGGGCTGGACGCGGCCCTGGCGGGCAAGGCGGGCCTCAGCCATGCGCACGTCCTCGCGGACGTGGCCGACGCCGGGACCGCCGCCGCTCTGGACGCGGGAACGGTTGCCGGAGCGGTTCCCGTGCTGGGCGAGGACGGGAAGCTGCCTGCGGGGGTGCTCCCCGGCGGTGCCGGGGTCGTCCGCGAATTCATCACGTCCTCGCAGGACTGGACGGTTCCCTCCGGCGTCACGGAGGTCCGCGTCTGGGTCGTCGGCGGCGGCGCCGGCGGAGAAGGGATTTACAACGCCGGGTCTTCCAGAAGCGAGGGCGGCGGCGGTGGAGGCTGCGCCTACAAGGTCGTCTCTTCGCTCGCCCCCGGAGAAGTCATCTCCTGCACCATCGGCGCAGGGTCTGCTGGGTCATCTGGTAGTGGGAATTACGCCACGGACGGCGGCACGTCGAGCTTCGGGGCGCACTGCTCCGCGACGGGAGGAAGCCCGTACTACGCAACCAGTGCCGGCGGCACAGGCATTGGTGGAGACATCAACTACCGAGGCGGCGGTGGTGGGCCACGCGATGATGCCACGCTGGCATCGGGCCACGGCGGACGGGCAGGCGGTCCTTGGGGCGGAACCGGGGGAAACCAGCGAGCGTCTGTCGGCAACGGATACGCTGGGCAATATGGCGGTGGCGGCGGCGGCGCGTCGAGCAACACCACCGGGACAAAGTACGGCGGCAACGGCGGCGCAGGCCTGATCGTGATCGAATACAACGCATAG
- a CDS encoding thermonuclease family protein, with protein MPASRGTRRACLLAFWIAPLLLGVLAASGRAQENLPAPRDRVRCITALDGDSLLAERENGPPGRFQIRLLGLDCPEKGQEYAQRARELSRKFCKGQVLELEYGPRRTDRYGRILAYVWKDGRMLNEELVSRGLALAVAYDEAERHAGRLARAEKDARAARAGFWAQGGLKMTPRRFRELQRRR; from the coding sequence GTGCCCGCATCGCGGGGAACGCGCCGGGCCTGCCTGCTCGCCTTCTGGATCGCGCCGCTGCTCCTCGGCGTCCTGGCCGCGAGCGGCCGCGCCCAGGAAAATCTTCCGGCCCCGCGCGACAGGGTCCGCTGCATCACCGCGCTGGACGGGGACTCGCTCCTGGCGGAACGGGAAAACGGGCCGCCGGGCCGGTTCCAGATCCGCCTGCTCGGCCTGGATTGCCCGGAAAAGGGTCAGGAATATGCGCAGCGCGCCAGGGAACTGAGCCGAAAATTCTGCAAGGGGCAGGTGCTGGAGCTGGAATACGGCCCGCGCCGCACGGACCGCTACGGACGGATCCTGGCCTATGTCTGGAAGGACGGGCGCATGCTCAACGAGGAACTCGTGTCGCGGGGACTGGCCCTGGCCGTGGCCTACGACGAGGCGGAGCGGCACGCGGGACGGCTGGCCCGGGCCGAAAAGGACGCCAGGGCCGCACGGGCGGGATTCTGGGCGCAGGGCGGACTGAAGATGACCCCGCGCCGCTTCCGCGAACTCCAGCGGCGGCGCTGA
- a CDS encoding lytic transglycosylase domain-containing protein, which yields MRKAKRTFVFLCPALLAALVLGASLPAGAFERQAVSGADRTAEAVAEAAAFPSLLSCIRVEGPLDFCGEPVPLELDDVRERLEKEMLVLLWDRAQVILNAKRAGRYFPYIEQRLAKRGMPDDLKYIAVIESALRPHAGSHRGAVGYWQFIRPTAQKYGLRVDGNIDERRNIFTSTEAALDFLQELHDEFGSWAVACAAYNMGDNGMRKRIRIQGVQDYYRLYLPLETQAYVFRAMAAKMILSDPARYGFHFQEQDFYDAPDFDRITLTVAKDTPLADIAAAAGTYYKVIKDLNTQILGDDLVRGTHVLLLPKGSAKGFVARLKGVEAAPQSASAPARGVDPSKKELRTYVVRPGDNVHAIARRLGVPLNALLRPNGLKPDSVIHPGQRLLVAD from the coding sequence ATGAGAAAAGCCAAGCGCACTTTTGTTTTCCTTTGTCCGGCCCTGCTCGCCGCGCTCGTTCTGGGCGCGTCCCTGCCTGCGGGCGCGTTCGAACGGCAGGCCGTTTCCGGCGCGGACAGGACGGCCGAGGCCGTTGCCGAAGCCGCGGCGTTTCCGTCGCTGCTTTCCTGCATCCGGGTGGAGGGACCGCTGGACTTCTGCGGCGAGCCCGTGCCCCTGGAACTGGACGACGTGCGCGAACGGCTGGAAAAGGAAATGCTCGTGCTGCTCTGGGACCGCGCCCAGGTCATCCTCAACGCCAAGCGCGCGGGCCGGTATTTCCCCTACATCGAACAGCGGCTCGCCAAGCGCGGCATGCCCGACGACCTCAAGTACATCGCGGTCATCGAAAGCGCGCTGCGGCCCCACGCCGGATCCCACAGGGGGGCTGTGGGCTACTGGCAGTTCATCCGCCCCACGGCCCAGAAATACGGGTTGCGCGTGGACGGGAACATCGACGAACGCCGCAACATCTTCACCTCCACCGAGGCGGCCCTGGACTTCCTCCAGGAGCTGCACGACGAATTCGGCTCCTGGGCCGTGGCCTGCGCCGCGTACAACATGGGCGACAACGGCATGCGCAAGCGCATCCGCATCCAGGGCGTGCAGGACTACTACCGGCTGTATCTCCCGCTGGAAACCCAGGCCTATGTCTTTCGCGCCATGGCGGCCAAGATGATCCTCTCGGACCCGGCCCGGTACGGCTTTCATTTTCAGGAGCAGGACTTCTACGACGCGCCGGACTTCGACCGCATCACCCTGACCGTGGCCAAGGACACGCCCCTGGCGGACATCGCCGCAGCGGCCGGAACCTATTACAAGGTCATCAAGGACTTGAACACGCAGATCCTGGGCGACGACCTAGTGCGCGGAACGCACGTGCTGCTGCTGCCCAAGGGCTCGGCCAAGGGCTTCGTGGCCCGGCTCAAGGGCGTGGAAGCCGCGCCGCAATCCGCCTCTGCCCCGGCGCGGGGGGTGGACCCCTCCAAAAAGGAACTGCGCACCTACGTGGTCAGGCCGGGGGACAACGTCCATGCCATCGCCCGCAGGCTCGGCGTGCCCCTGAACGCGCTGCTGCGGCCCAACGGCCTCAAGCCGGACAGCGTGATTCATCCGGGCCAGCGCCTGCTTGTGGCCGACTAG